Proteins co-encoded in one Quercus robur chromosome 8, dhQueRobu3.1, whole genome shotgun sequence genomic window:
- the LOC126694456 gene encoding lysine--tRNA ligase-like, whose amino-acid sequence MKLVNIRCRRCICFSTVCMSARTCIDQGKIDKDINKETRYRQRYLDLMLNMEVRQIFETRTRIIKYIRHFLHNLDFLEVETPMMNTIAGGAAARPFMTHHNDLNMKLFMRIAAELYLKQLVVDGLDRVYEIGKQFRNEGIDLTHNPEFTTCEFYMAYADYNDLMELTETMLSGNMTGCPRS is encoded by the exons ATGAAGCTTGTCAACATTCGATGCAGAAGATGCATTTGCTTCAGCACCGTATGCATGAGCGCCAGAACATGCATCGACCAGGGAAAAATTGATAAAGACATAAATAAG GAAACTCGTTATCGACAACGCTATTTAGATTTGATGTTGAATATGGAGGTTCGACAAATTTTTGAGACAAGAACTCGGATCATTAAATATATTCGGCACTTTCTTCACAATCTTGATTTCTTGGAG GTTGAAACACCAATGATGAATACAATTGCTGGTGGAGCAGCTGCCCGTCCGTTTATGACCCATCACAATGACCTGAACATGAAGCTATTCATGCGCATTGCGGCTGAGCTCTATCTGAAGCAGCTTGTTGTTGATGGATTGGACCGTGTTTATGAGATTGGAAAGCAGTTTAGAAATGAGGGCATCGATTTGACACATAATCCTGAGTTCACCACCTGTGAGTTCTATATGGCTTATGCTGACTACAATGACTTGATGGAACTCACCGAGACAATGTTGAGTG gcAACATGACAGGCTGTCCAAGGTCATGA